A single region of the Variovorax paradoxus genome encodes:
- the puuE gene encoding allantoinase PuuE, which translates to MTVYDTTLPYPRDLVGYGRNPPHAQWPGGARIAVQFVLNYEEGGENATLHGDAGSEQFLSEMFNPASFPDRHISMEGIYEYGSRAGVWRILREFEKRGLPLTVFGVGMALERYPELTAAFKELGHEIACHGWRWIHYQNLDEATEREHMRLGMEAIEKLTGERALGWYTGRDSPRTRRLVADYGGFEYDSDYYGDDLPFWMKVQKTDGTVVPQLIVPYTLDCNDMRFALPQGYSHADPFFQYMKDTFDALYAEGNPAGDNSPKMMSIGMHCRLLGRPGRITALQRFLDHVGQHDRVWVCRRVDIARHWKQAHPFESAASGS; encoded by the coding sequence ATGACCGTCTACGACACCACCCTGCCCTACCCGCGCGACCTCGTCGGCTACGGCCGCAACCCGCCGCATGCGCAATGGCCCGGCGGCGCGCGCATTGCGGTGCAGTTCGTCCTCAACTACGAAGAGGGCGGCGAGAACGCCACGCTGCACGGCGATGCGGGCTCGGAGCAGTTCCTTTCCGAGATGTTCAACCCGGCGAGCTTTCCGGACCGGCACATCAGCATGGAAGGCATCTACGAGTACGGCTCGCGTGCCGGCGTGTGGCGCATCCTGCGCGAATTCGAAAAGCGCGGCCTACCGCTCACGGTGTTCGGCGTGGGCATGGCGCTCGAGCGCTACCCCGAGCTCACCGCCGCCTTCAAGGAACTCGGCCATGAAATCGCCTGCCACGGCTGGCGCTGGATCCACTATCAGAACCTGGACGAAGCCACCGAGCGCGAGCACATGCGCCTGGGCATGGAAGCCATCGAAAAGCTGACGGGCGAGCGCGCGCTCGGCTGGTACACCGGCCGCGACAGCCCACGCACCCGGCGCCTGGTGGCCGACTACGGCGGCTTCGAATACGACAGCGACTACTACGGCGACGACCTGCCCTTCTGGATGAAGGTGCAAAAGACCGACGGCACCGTGGTGCCGCAGCTCATCGTGCCCTACACGCTCGACTGCAACGACATGCGCTTTGCGCTGCCGCAGGGCTACTCGCACGCCGACCCGTTCTTCCAGTACATGAAGGACACCTTCGACGCGCTCTATGCCGAAGGCAACCCCGCCGGCGACAACAGCCCCAAGATGATGAGCATCGGCATGCACTGCCGGCTGCTCGGGCGGCCCGGCCGCATTACCGCGCTGCAGCGCTTTCTCGACCACGTCGGCCAGCACGACCGCGTGTGGGTCTGCCGGCGCGTCGACATCGCGCGCCACTGGAAGCAGGCACACCCCTTCGAATCTGCCGCCTCAGGAAGCTGA
- the uraD gene encoding 2-oxo-4-hydroxy-4-carboxy-5-ureidoimidazoline decarboxylase, whose protein sequence is MSLTIAQLNAAVPAEAVALLDGIYEHSPWIAQRALAARPFRSLAHLKHALVQALAASSVDEKIGLIRAHPELAGKAMVSKTLTAESTNEQSKAGLTDCTPEEFAKIQKLNTDYNAKFGFPFILAVRGPRGTGLSKREIIDTFERRLFNHPEFELGEALRNIHRIAEIRLDDKFGADISLGNDVWDWHEALSAHTDPGYAEKGQLTVTYLTDAHRACAQQISSWMRDCGFDSVHIDAVGNVVGRYEGATPGAKTLLTGSHYDTVRNGGKYDGRLGIFVPMACVRELKRQGRRLPFAFEVVGFAEEEGQRYKATFLGSGALIGHFDPRWLDQKDADGITMREAMKHAGLDEADIPKIQRDPARYLGFVEVHIEQGPVLTELDLPLGIVTAINGGVRYVGEIIGTASHAGTTPMDRRRDAAAAVAELILYTEQRAAKDGDSVGTVGMLEVPSGSINVVPGRCKFSLDLRAPNNAQRDALADDVLAELKAICERRGVRHELEETMRASAAPSAPDWQQRWERAVDALGIPLFRMPSGAGHDAMKLHEVMPQAMLFVRGINSGISHNPLESSTNDDIQLAVQAFQNLLDDLAAEQAH, encoded by the coding sequence ATGAGCCTCACCATTGCCCAACTCAACGCGGCCGTACCGGCCGAAGCCGTGGCCCTGCTCGACGGCATCTACGAGCACTCGCCCTGGATCGCGCAGCGCGCACTCGCCGCGCGCCCCTTCCGCTCGCTCGCGCACCTGAAGCATGCGCTGGTGCAGGCGTTGGCGGCTTCGTCGGTTGACGAAAAGATCGGCCTCATCCGTGCCCACCCCGAGCTCGCCGGCAAGGCCATGGTCAGCAAGACGCTCACGGCCGAATCGACCAACGAGCAGAGCAAGGCCGGCCTCACCGACTGCACGCCCGAAGAGTTCGCGAAAATCCAGAAGCTCAACACCGACTACAACGCGAAGTTCGGCTTTCCCTTCATTCTTGCGGTGCGCGGGCCGCGCGGCACGGGTCTTTCGAAGCGCGAGATCATCGACACCTTCGAGCGCCGACTGTTCAATCACCCTGAATTCGAACTCGGCGAGGCGCTGCGCAACATTCACCGCATTGCCGAGATCCGTCTGGACGACAAGTTCGGCGCCGACATCTCGCTGGGCAACGACGTGTGGGACTGGCACGAGGCACTCTCGGCGCACACCGACCCGGGCTACGCCGAAAAAGGCCAGCTCACGGTAACCTACCTGACCGATGCGCACCGCGCCTGCGCGCAGCAGATTTCGAGCTGGATGCGCGACTGCGGCTTCGACTCCGTGCACATCGATGCGGTCGGCAACGTGGTCGGCCGTTACGAAGGCGCAACGCCCGGCGCCAAGACCCTGCTCACCGGCTCGCACTACGACACCGTGCGCAACGGCGGCAAGTACGACGGGCGGCTGGGCATCTTCGTGCCGATGGCCTGCGTGCGCGAACTCAAGCGCCAGGGCAGGCGCCTGCCCTTCGCCTTCGAGGTGGTGGGCTTTGCGGAGGAAGAAGGCCAGCGGTACAAGGCCACCTTCCTGGGATCGGGCGCGCTCATCGGCCACTTCGATCCGCGCTGGCTCGACCAGAAGGACGCCGACGGGATCACCATGCGCGAAGCCATGAAGCATGCGGGCCTGGACGAAGCCGACATTCCGAAGATCCAGCGCGACCCGGCGCGGTACCTCGGCTTTGTCGAAGTGCACATCGAACAGGGCCCGGTGCTCACCGAGCTCGACCTGCCGCTGGGCATTGTCACGGCCATCAATGGCGGCGTGCGCTACGTGGGCGAAATCATCGGCACGGCCAGCCATGCTGGCACCACGCCCATGGACCGCCGCCGCGACGCGGCCGCCGCGGTGGCCGAACTCATTCTCTACACCGAGCAGCGCGCCGCGAAAGACGGCGACTCCGTCGGCACCGTGGGCATGCTCGAAGTGCCCAGCGGTTCGATCAACGTGGTGCCGGGGCGCTGCAAGTTCAGCCTCGACCTGCGCGCGCCGAACAATGCGCAGCGCGATGCGCTGGCCGACGATGTGCTGGCCGAACTCAAGGCCATCTGCGAACGCCGAGGCGTGCGGCATGAGCTCGAAGAAACCATGCGCGCTTCCGCCGCGCCCAGCGCGCCGGACTGGCAGCAGCGCTGGGAAAGAGCGGTCGACGCGTTGGGCATTCCGCTCTTCCGCATGCCCAGCGGCGCGGGCCACGACGCCATGAAGCTGCACGAGGTGATGCCCCAGGCCATGCTCTTCGTGCGCGGCATCAACTCGGGCATCAGCCACAACCCGCTCGAATCGAGCACCAACGACGACATCCAGCTCGCAGTGCAGGCCTTCCAGAACCTGCTGGACGACCTCGCCGCCGAACAAGCTCACTGA
- a CDS encoding GntR family transcriptional regulator has product MESSTTRSIVDALTKAIVEHRLQPGTKLAEQKLADHFGVSRTLVRQALFQLSQNKLIRLEPARGAFVAAPAVDEARQVFKVRRMLEAEMTREFVRTVTPAKIKALKEHVALEKSAVSGEDISGRTELLGDFHVRMAELMGNQVLAQILGELISRCALITLMYQSTSAAEHSNDEHADIVKALAARDEERAVRLMTEHLEHVEANLTFDRKVPTNDISLALS; this is encoded by the coding sequence ATGGAGTCCTCCACCACCCGTTCGATCGTCGACGCGCTCACCAAGGCCATCGTCGAACACCGGCTACAGCCCGGCACCAAGCTGGCAGAGCAAAAGCTGGCCGACCACTTCGGTGTGTCGCGCACGCTGGTGCGCCAGGCGCTGTTCCAGCTGTCGCAGAACAAGCTCATCCGGCTCGAACCCGCGCGCGGCGCGTTCGTGGCGGCACCGGCGGTCGACGAGGCCCGGCAGGTGTTCAAGGTGCGGCGCATGCTCGAGGCCGAGATGACGCGCGAGTTCGTGCGCACCGTCACGCCCGCGAAGATCAAGGCGCTGAAGGAACACGTGGCGCTCGAAAAGTCCGCCGTGTCGGGCGAAGACATTTCGGGCCGCACCGAACTGCTGGGCGACTTTCATGTGCGCATGGCCGAACTCATGGGCAACCAGGTGCTGGCGCAAATACTCGGCGAGCTGATCTCGCGCTGCGCGCTCATCACGCTCATGTACCAGAGCACCAGCGCGGCCGAGCACTCCAACGACGAGCACGCCGACATCGTGAAGGCGCTGGCCGCACGCGACGAAGAGCGCGCCGTGCGCCTCATGACCGAACACCTGGAACACGTCGAGGCCAACCTCACGTTCGACCGCAAGGTTCCGACCAACGACATCTCGCTTGCACTGTCCTGA
- the uraH gene encoding hydroxyisourate hydrolase, producing the protein MGLSTHVLDTMHGGPAAGMEVALYTTQGDTATLVKRFTLNSDGRSDGPLYDNNSLKAGTYRLVFDVAGYFKARGVKLPEPNFLNKVSLDFGVAHTDQHYHVPLLVSPWSYSTYRGS; encoded by the coding sequence ATGGGCCTGAGCACCCACGTACTCGACACGATGCACGGCGGCCCCGCCGCCGGCATGGAGGTGGCGCTGTACACCACCCAAGGCGACACCGCGACGCTGGTGAAGCGTTTCACGCTGAATTCGGACGGCCGCAGCGACGGGCCTCTCTACGACAACAACTCGCTCAAGGCCGGCACCTATCGCCTGGTGTTCGACGTGGCGGGTTATTTCAAGGCGCGCGGCGTGAAGCTGCCCGAGCCCAATTTCCTGAACAAGGTGTCGCTGGACTTCGGCGTGGCGCACACCGACCAGCACTACCACGTGCCGCTGCTCGTGAGCCCGTGGAGCTATTCCACGTACCGCGGCTCCTGA